Proteins co-encoded in one Neofelis nebulosa isolate mNeoNeb1 chromosome 2, mNeoNeb1.pri, whole genome shotgun sequence genomic window:
- the CDK5R2 gene encoding cyclin-dependent kinase 5 activator 2, whose product MGTVLSLSPASSAKGRRPGGLPEEKKKAPPAGDEALGGYGAPPAGKGGKGESRLKRPSVLISALTWKRLVAASAKKKKGSKKVTPKPASTGPDPLVQQRNRENLLRKGRDPPDGGGATKPLAVPVPTVPAAAATCEPPSGGSGAAPPPGSGGGKPPPPPPPAPQAAPPVPGGSPRRVIVQASTGELLRCLGDFVCRRCYRLKELSPGELVGWFRGVDRSLLLQGWQDQAFITPANLVFVYLLCRESLRGDELASAAELQAAFLTCLYLAYSYMGNEISYPLKPFLVEPDKERFWQRCLRLIQRLSPQMLRLNADPHFFTQVFQDLKNEGEAAAGAGGPPSGGAPAAPSSSSAARDSCATGAKHWTMNLDR is encoded by the coding sequence ATGGGCACGGTGCTGTCTCTATCCCCCGCCTCTTCGGCCAAGGGCCGGAGGCCCGGCGGGCTGCCCGAAGAGAAGAAGAAAGCGCCGCCCGCGGGGGACGAGGCGCTGGGGGGCTACGGGGCGCCGCCAGCAGGCAAGGGCGGCAAAGGCGAGAGCCGGCTCAAGCGGCCGTCAGTGCTCATCTCGGCGCTGACCTGGAAGCGCCTGGTGGCCGCATCTGccaagaagaagaaaggcagcaAGAAGGTGACGCCCAAGCCGGCATCCACTGGCCCTGACCCCCTGGTCCAGCAACGCAACCGCGAGAACCTTCTCCGCAAGGGTCGGGATCCCCCCGACGGCGGCGGCGCCACCAAGCCACTGGCGGTGCCGGTGCCCACCGTGCCCGCGGCCGCTGCCACCTGCGAGCCGCCGTCCGGGGGCAGCGGGGCCGCCCCGCCGCCGGGTTCCGGTGGGGGCAAGCCTCCACCGccgccacccccagccccgcagGCGGCGCCGCCGGTGCCTGGCGGCTCGCCGCGGCGGGTCATCGTGCAGGCGTCCACCGGCGAGCTGCTGCGCTGCCTGGGCGATTTCGTGTGCCGACGCTGCTACCGCCTCAAGGAGCTGAGCCCGGGCGAGCTGGTGGGCTGGTTCCGCGGAGTGGACCGCTCGCTGCTGCTGCAGGGCTGGCAAGACCAGGCCTTCATTACGCCCGCCAACCTGGTGTTCGTGTACCTGCTGTGCCGCGAGTCGTTGCGCGGGGATGAGCTGGCGTCGGCCGCCGAGCTGCAGGCCGCCTTCCTCACCTGCCTCTACCTCGCCTACTCCTATATGGGCAACGAGATCTCATACCCGCTAAAGCCCTTCCTCGTGGAGCCCGACAAGGAGCGCTTCTGGCAACGCTGCCTGCGCCTCATCCAGCGGCTCAGCCCCCAGATGCTGCGGCTCAACGCCGACCCCCACTTCTTCACGCAGGTCTTTCAAGACCTCAAGAACGAGGGCGAGGCCGCCGCCGGCGCCGGGGGTCCACCCAGCGGGGGCGCGCCCgcggccccctcctcctcctcggccgCCAGGGACAGCTGCGCGACCGGAGCCAAGCACTGGACTATGAACCTGGACCGCTAA